Genomic window (Phragmites australis chromosome 5, lpPhrAust1.1, whole genome shotgun sequence):
CGTTCAAATAAACGAGCACCCAAACATTCAAATGCAAAACAGCAAATCTTATAAAGAATCAAGAATTGAAGTATTGAACCAGCTCCAGGTAATTTACACGCTGGTCGAAACAGAAGGAACCGCTTCTCCTCAACGCCTCAAAAATCCCAGCAAACTGGCGGAAGCCAAACGGACACACGTCCATGCAACAGCCCAGGCACAAAACGCGGCGCCTCAACAGAATGGCGACCGGGCCGGCTCGGGCTGCTTCCGGCTCCGCTTCCTGAACGACCCGCCGCAACTCGGCCCCGTCTCCGACGACGCCCTCCGCTTCCCGTTCTGCGGTTCCGCTTCCTCGCCGCCCCCGGCCGCGGCCTGCCGGTTCGCGCGCAACGCGCGCCTTAGCCCCTGCTCCTGCTCGCTCTCCCCCAGGTGCTTCACCTGCGCCACCCGATGCGAACAATTCGAATGAAACCGTGCGCGTGCGTACCTGCATTGTCAGTGTGCGACGTACACTGGCTGCGATATATACGAGAGTATCGGATCGGTGCACCGTATTTTACCTTGCAGAAGAGGGAGCAGTAATTGTGGCCGGACGGGAGCGGCCGCGCGCACGCGGCGCAGGGGTTCTCCGCGCTCGCCGACCGCTTCCTCGCCGTGCGCTCGTTCAGGAACACCACCTCGTGGTCGCTCACCGTGTGCGACTGCACGCACGCGCGAGAGCCCATGCGAATCAATACCAAGAAACGGAATGCATTTCGGAACGATGACGGTCGGTGGGCGTACCTGGATGCCGGTGCAATCGAACAGCTTCAGGTCGTCGACGCGCACGACGAAGCAGGACGCATACTTCCAAATCTTCAGTTCCCGGCCCGGTAAAAGCCAGCGGTCAAGATCGATTTAAGGAAGCAGAACGTAATTAACGATATCTACGCGCGGCGACTCGGAAGAAACGCCGTCGTACGTTGCGTACCTGGAGGACGTCGTGTGCGGGGTCATGGGGAAGGCAGTGGCGGCAGAGCGCAGCGGCGCAGTCGACGCAGAAATGGTTCTTGTCGTTCTTGCGCTCCCCCGGGTGCGCGGCGCACGCGTCGAAGAACTCCTCCGACAGCAGGCCGCGCAGCCACTGCGGGGCGCCGCGCACGGCCGCCGTCTGCATGGCCGTGCGGACGCGCTGGCTCCTGCGGTCGATCGGCGCGGCGCACCGACGCGAGGTGGTGGGACGAAGGCGTCGGCGTGCGTGCGGGGACGAGGGAACGAACGGGCCACCAGCCGCTCG
Coding sequences:
- the LOC133917771 gene encoding protein RGF1 INDUCIBLE TRANSCRIPTION FACTOR 1-like, yielding MQTAAVRGAPQWLRGLLSEEFFDACAAHPGERKNDKNHFCVDCAAALCRHCLPHDPAHDVLQIWKYASCFVVRVDDLKLFDCTGIQSHTVSDHEVVFLNERTARKRSASAENPCAACARPLPSGHNYCSLFCKVKHLGESEQEQGLRRALRANRQAAAGGGEEAEPQNGKRRASSETGPSCGGSFRKRSRKQPEPARSPFC